Proteins encoded by one window of Carassius carassius chromosome 30, fCarCar2.1, whole genome shotgun sequence:
- the LOC132111100 gene encoding collagen alpha-1(IX) chain-like produces MLVTLANLEQKEKEVTRGIRVTEDHRVPVGIEGHPGSPGPRGMQGNRGAPGPRGTQGPAGKEPSDQHIRQVCMRVMQEQLAQLADSLRRPESGAVGLPGRPARPGPSGPQGDSGFPGHAGARGLPGLKGPLGLIGLKGPKGEPGKPRYGQDGRDGERGPPGALGQPGVPGPPGTAGPPGYCDPSA; encoded by the exons ATGTT GGTGACCCTGGCCAACCTGGAGCAAAAGGAGAA GGAGGTAACCAGGGGGATCCGGGTAACAGAGGACCACAGGGTGCCCGTGGGCATTGAGGGGCATCCTGGTAGTCCTGGACCACGTGGCATGCAGGGGAACAGAGGAGCTCCAGGACCTCGTGGCACCCAGGGACCAGCG GGTAAAGAACCAAGTGATCAACACATCAGACAAGTGTGCATGCGTGTTATGCAAG AGCAGTTGGCCCAACTGGCTGACAGTCTGAGGAGACCAGAGTCTGGCGCGGTCGGACTGCCAGGCAGACCCGCTCGCCCTGGTCCTTCTGGACCCCAAGGTGACAGTGGCTTTCCTGGGCATGCTGGTGCTAGAGGGCTCCCGGGACTCAAAGGGCCTCTGGGACTTATTGGTCTCAAGGGGCCGAAAG GTGAACCTGGAAAACCCAGATACGGTCAAGATGGGCGTGATGGAGAACGGGGGCCACCTGGTGCCCTGGGTCAACCAGGCGTTCCTGGACCTCCTGGTACAGCCGGACCACCTGGTTACTGCGATCCTTCGGCCTGA